The Ciconia boyciana chromosome 4, ASM3463844v1, whole genome shotgun sequence DNA window AGAGAACTAAGTCAAGCtctttattttgtctgtcttaACATaagtttgtaaaaaaatataatttcttaaaaaaaccccagacgGTATTATCATAATGTGAATGTCAAGAAGCTTCTTTAAATTTAGCTAGCATACTATCACCTTATTGTGCATTTACTTGGTAAGATCTGGTAACTGAACCCTAAACAGGTACCTTGaccaaatttatttcaaagtaaagTACTTTAAATTGTGTCTCCTTCCCCAACATCCagcttttaaaagcctttaaaattttctcttcagtcCAAGATGTGATCATCACTAACACTGAAACCAAAGAACCCAGTGTTCCAAGATAAAGATAAAAACAAGGGCAGAATATCGTAACATAGTGTAAATTTTCCTTAGACTTGACTACCTGTGGGTTTCCATTAATGGGATTAGTcattttcagttgaaaactCATTTCACCTCCTGTGATACAAAGTATATTTAATTCTAGTACCTGAACAGGTTAATGATGCAGTTTTCCATTTAGCACAATTATTCAAGGGCACTGAACTAACATATGCCTTTTGACACTACAAATTGTGAGAGCTTTGAGAAACAATCTCTCTTGAATATTGATAATAGTGCACATTAGAACTGACAGTGCTCCAAGTAGAGAGGCCTATTCCTAGATCTCAAAAGTACATCTTCTCAAGAGTGTAGCAAAAATCTATTCCTAATAGAGTTGTTATAttcatttctggaaataaaaagccTACCTGTGACAAAGACTCCAGTCCTTCTACAATACCAGTATAGACACTGGGATTCTGTATTGACATAGCTTGAAAGCCTTGAGACTGTGAACAGATTCTCACTCTTGATTTGAATGCTTCAAGCTCAGTTTTAAAAGCTTCCAAATAGCCGCCTTCCCCTGCCTGTAAAGAGaagagtgaaatatttttcatctcagCCAGATTTACTTCTAGTTGTAAGCATACATACTGCTAAAAAGAAGTCCTGCAGTAATGCATATTATACTCATTGAAGGATAATGGTTCGGACAAGTCAATAACaatatcacagaatcagaatcacagaaggtAGGTTCGAATCACAAACTATTACTATCACAAATATTAGTACCAGTCAGCTTAAAAAGAAGATTCAGGTATgctggtgtttgtttgtttgttttgttttaaagagagaCTTTACCATTTGACGAGTATAGGAACTGAGTTATTAATTCATCTGAGAACAtgtaagaacaaaacaaatataattttaaccCTTCCTTTATTCCATCTCAGAAGCCAATACCCTTAAGAGAAAAGGTACTCATGGCAGCACTcaattcaaaagcaaagcatgaaTCAAAGTGGGTGTCAACTTAAGTCCTTAAGGCAGCATTAAGATCAGCATGACTTGATTCTTCAGTCTTGTATAACTTAATATAGAACCTGCATCAAACCGCAGCTTCAGTCTTCtcacatctctctctccctctctcagcaTTCCAGAGCTAACTATGACTGACTAAAGAGAAACAGACTCCAAATTGGGCCCTGCCATGAACTGCATAGAGAGGCATTATGATAAGCGAAATAGGACACTCAGTCCTTAGACACATTCGTGTTTGCTGCTGTAATTTAGGTGGTAGTTCACTATTCCACACTCCTGTAGTTCCCATGCTATGTTCTGCTTTCCCTCCGGCCTAACAAGAATCCATGGAACTTCCATTCTCAAGATCAAAATTACACAAAGCATTCATCCTAGAATGAACTGCCAACAAAACAACACTTCCCCATAAGCTTGATTCAGTCAGTAACATATTTAACCCCAACTGTCAGGAAGAAAGCTCCTTCAGAACACTGATCCCTTGCAAGGGTATCAAGAGTTTCTCTCAGTGTTATACAAGTTCTGACTTACTTTGGCTCTTTGGAAAAATAGACGAAAACAGCCTCTTGGATCCACATTACAACTTCTGGCCATTTCTATAATAAACTGCATCACAACTGCTTGGTGTGCTATTTGTTCCATCAGagctcttttctgaaaaaagaaattacataattatagaaaatatctttaaaagtaTAACTCTATCTAAAATTCAGCAACATCTTTGCATTTGATtcctaaagagaaaagaactgaTGCTGACAGAAGCAAAGGGACTGTTAATTAGCTGAGACTAGATCTAACATAGTAATGTGTTTTGGAGGCTTCCTTCAATAAGATAACATGGACATGGGAAGACAGGGAGAAGAGTAATTAAATGGCTCATCAATTTGGACAGCTTTTCTGTAGTGTAAGTAGGAAACTGCATACTTTTAAGCAGTTTAAAGGTCTTCCTAGTACCTGTTCAGCTTCTAGATGAAAACACCATAAGATGAGATATTTAGCTGTTTCTTCACATACAAGATATGGGTGGTCAGACAAAAATCTTTGACTGTCATCCCATCTGCCCAGCAtacctgattaaaaaaaacccaacaacatgAATTAACACATTCAATATGAAGTGATTTAATGCAGTGAAGACGTTATTCAAATTTACATACTACTACAATCTCCATGAGAACTAGTTATACCAACTCATTTACTTGGGTTAGTCAAACTATTATTCTAAAATGCATTCCAAACCCTGTATGCAATCAGAGCAATGCAGCAGAGGGCCAAGTAAACAATAGAAGATCTGGCTCAAGGAGCATACAAATAATAGATTCCTGTAAAAACATGTGAAGCAAACATTTATACTGATATTTGAGGTACAGACTCTCCCTTGAAATAGCTCAGCTACAGAGTACATGTTTATGGACAGAGCTTTATTATCCacagtgtggatatctgctctgaGGTGGTCCTCCAtaggctgcagggggacaacctgcttcaccatgggctgcaggggaatctctgctccggcgcctggagcacctcctcctcctcctccttctctgaccttgaTGTCttcagggttgtttctctcacatgtttctcactcctctctcacaactgctgtgcagcatttttaccctttcttaaatatgttttcacagaggtgccaccagctgcACCGATTGGCTCATCTTTGGACAGCGGTGGGTctgttttggagctggctggaactggctctgtccgaTATGagggcagcccctggtctcttctcacatacgccacccctgcagccccccctccccccccagctaccaaaaccttgccacataaacccaagACACTACATAAACCAAATACATATGTTAATCATTTGCTTGTATGCTAAGGTATCATGAATAACTTACTGTTATAATCTTCTTGGCTATGTGTTTCACAAGTACAAGATCTGCAGTGTTTAATAAGTATTCAGATTATTATGATGCTAACCTTGATAATCTAATTTGCAGGGGCAAGCAGTGGAGTTTGTAATAGATAAGTGTTCATGTTGTTGTGGTGTTAACCCCTATAGTCTGCTTTGCAGGGGCAAACGATAGTTTGCAATAGATAAAAGTTCAGATTGTGATGATTTTAGCCCCTGTAATCAGCTTTGCAGGGGCAAGAGGTAGAATTTCAATGAGTACATGTGGGCTGAcaggagaaatgggctgacaggaaccacatgcagttcaacaaggggaagggCAAAGTCCTGCACCAGGGGAGGAACCACGCCAGGCACAGAGTACATACTGGGGGttgactggctggaaagcagcttttcagaaaagaacctgagggtcctggtggacaccaagttgaacatgagccagcagcgtgcccttgaggcaaagaaggctaatggcatcctgggctgcatcagaagtgtcgccagcaggtcgagggaggtgatctttcccctctactcagcactggtgaggccacacctggagtcctgtgtctagttctgggctccccactACAAtagagacatggacatactggagagagtccaatgaagggccatgaagatgtttatgggactggagcacctcacatatgaagaaaggctgagagagctgggactgtttagcctagagaagagaaggctcgggggggatctcatcaatgtatataaatacctgaagggagggagcaaagaggacagatccaggctcttttcagtggtgcccagtgacagaaccagaggcaatgggcacaaaccgAAACACGGGAGGTTCCATCTGAAtataaggaaacactttttttactgtgagggtggccgagcattggaacaggttgcccagtgGGGTTGTAGAATCTCCCTTCTTAGAGATATTGAAAAATCttctggacatggtcctgggcaactggctttaggtggccctgcttgagcagggggtttggaccagatgacctgcagaggtcccttccaacctcaaccattctgtgattctgagtctgttttgcccataaCAGTAATTGGTGAGCAacctccctgtccttatctccGCCCAtgatctttttcatctttttctccccctgtcctgctgaggagaggaagtgagagagcagcttggtgggcacctggcagccagccaaggttaacccaccacaacaCAGTAAGAGCAAAGACTAACAGCACTATTGGAGGTATCAATAGGTTCATAAGTCCAATAGCTGTATAGCTGGTTCTGTTATTGACCTTCCTTTTTGCTACCCTTGTCCCTCTGTTTCTCCACCCCAGTGTCCTCCCAAATAAACAACCCATCCCTCATTACTTTTTCCCCACTGGTCCCAGTTTTGTTATGTCCATGCCCAAATTTGGTATTTCTGATACTGGTCCCTATGCACTCTTGGCCTTATATGCTATTACTGATACGATTACCTGGGCACTGTTGGCTTTACAAGGTTCTGCTCCCCAAAAGGTCCCCAATGCTCTGCGTCAGGTGTCTGTGAAGTCTGGCTGTTTCT harbors:
- the LOC140651135 gene encoding hsp90 co-chaperone Cdc37-like 1 isoform X3, translating into MLGRWDDSQRFLSDHPYLVCEETAKYLILWCFHLEAEQKRALMEQIAHQAVVMQFIIEMARSCNVDPRGCFRLFFQRAKAGEGGYLEAFKTELEAFKSRVRICSQSQGFQAMSIQNPSVYTGIVEGLESLSQNANDLQGCINRSVCNLNSMLQKDEEPKMMDTV
- the LOC140651135 gene encoding hsp90 co-chaperone Cdc37-like 1 isoform X1, with the protein product MDEVQGRGKGAGGTPGNSTSDTANLRHQIQGMLGRWDDSQRFLSDHPYLVCEETAKYLILWCFHLEAEQKRALMEQIAHQAVVMQFIIEMARSCNVDPRGCFRLFFQRAKAGEGGYLEAFKTELEAFKSRVRICSQSQGFQAMSIQNPSVYTGIVEGLESLSQNANDLQGCINRSVCNLNSMLQKDEEPKMMDTV
- the LOC140651135 gene encoding hsp90 co-chaperone Cdc37-like 1 isoform X2; amino-acid sequence: MDEVQGRGKGAGGTPGNSTSDTGMLGRWDDSQRFLSDHPYLVCEETAKYLILWCFHLEAEQKRALMEQIAHQAVVMQFIIEMARSCNVDPRGCFRLFFQRAKAGEGGYLEAFKTELEAFKSRVRICSQSQGFQAMSIQNPSVYTGIVEGLESLSQNANDLQGCINRSVCNLNSMLQKDEEPKMMDTV